A genome region from Candidatus Poribacteria bacterium includes the following:
- a CDS encoding type II toxin-antitoxin system PemK/MazF family toxin: MNPYPGEIWLADLGLAAKTRPILVISRYDPDPPRAMITYVPLTTQYRQSPYEVVLPRLRFLNQDSYANVQGLGSIPKVRLERRLDKLPDNVMMEIKDTISFALDLEVE; encoded by the coding sequence ATGAACCCGTATCCCGGTGAGATTTGGCTAGCAGATCTTGGGTTAGCCGCGAAAACGCGCCCCATCCTCGTGATATCTCGCTACGACCCAGATCCACCACGAGCTATGATAACTTATGTCCCTTTAACTACTCAGTACAGGCAAAGTCCCTATGAGGTAGTACTACCAAGGTTGAGATTTCTTAATCAAGATTCTTACGCTAATGTACAAGGGCTAGGTTCTATACCGAAAGTTCGACTTGAACGAAGGCTTGACAAACTGCCAGACAATGTGATGATGGAGATTAAGGATACTATCTCATTTGCCTTAGATTTAGAAGTTGAATAA